In Flavobacterium piscisymbiosum, the sequence TGATGATTTCGAAGCAAAAGCAGCATCTTATGACAAATCGAAACCTGTTTTTGTCTATTGCCTAAGCGGAGGAAGAAGCAAAAAAGCAGCTACAAAACTAAAAGAATTAGGTTTTGATACTGTCTACGAATTAGATGGCGGTTTCCTGAACTGGAACGAAGAAGGATTTGGAATTCCCGCAGCGGCAGAAGCCGGAATGTCTATGAATGATTTTAATGATTTATTAAATTCAGATAAAAAGGTTTTGGTCGATTTTTATGCTGTTTGGTGCGGACCATGCAAGCAAATGGAACCGTTTCTTTTAACAATGCAAAAAGACATGGCTGATAAAGTAAAGATTATTAGAATTGATGTTGATAAGAATAAGACATTGGCAACTCAGCTAAAAATTGACCAATTACCAACAATTGTATTATACGAAAACAAAGCTGTACAATGGAAAACTACAGGTTTTATCAGTGAAGAAGACTTAAAAAAACAACTGCAATAAAATAAAGAATATGCTAACGAAAGAATCATTGCAATTTTTAGACGATTTAAAAAAGAACAACAATAGAGATTGGTTTCAGGATAATAAAAAGAGATATGAAATTTTCAAAAAAGATTATCACCAGTTAGTAAGTGATTTTCTTGATGTAATGAAACCTCTTGATCCGTCATTAGAATTGCTGGAAGTTAAAAATTGTACCTTCAGAATCAATCGCGACATTCGATTCTCTAAAGACAAATCACCTTATAAAGCGCATTTAGGAGTCTGGATGTCTACCGGCGCCAAAGGAGCTAATCGCGCCGGATATTATGTACATATTGAAAAAGGC encodes:
- a CDS encoding thioredoxin domain-containing protein; translated protein: MKFPKILLLIVSIIFISCNDKKSSTFESLHPKEFAEKIKTTDHPQILDVRTPDEFESEHIDNAKNVNWNGDDFEAKAASYDKSKPVFVYCLSGGRSKKAATKLKELGFDTVYELDGGFLNWNEEGFGIPAAAEAGMSMNDFNDLLNSDKKVLVDFYAVWCGPCKQMEPFLLTMQKDMADKVKIIRIDVDKNKTLATQLKIDQLPTIVLYENKAVQWKTTGFISEEDLKKQLQ